In Oligoflexia bacterium, the following are encoded in one genomic region:
- a CDS encoding isoprenylcysteine carboxylmethyltransferase family protein, producing MLNKLAMGDLLISIAVLFGPSIIYKFILTDAIIWTFFIVLQILIFTHPKSKLQNTNTKKADQKSLIIINIAAYIIILPIYILYIQRRSHSNHQEIMPIQYIGLIIALFGVLFRWYAIRYLGQWFTSEVVIQENQTIIKTGPYKLIRHPSYTGAILFWASTPLIFNIIYGFLWAIPILIGAYAWRIYVEEGQLSKNLKGYKDYIKKTKRLFPYLF from the coding sequence ATGTTAAATAAGTTAGCTATGGGTGATTTACTAATCTCTATTGCGGTATTATTCGGACCTTCTATTATATATAAATTTATTCTCACAGATGCAATCATCTGGACATTTTTTATTGTTTTACAAATTCTCATTTTTACTCACCCTAAATCCAAACTACAAAATACAAACACTAAAAAAGCCGATCAAAAGTCATTAATAATAATCAATATTGCAGCTTATATTATTATTTTACCAATATATATTCTTTACATTCAAAGACGATCTCACTCAAACCATCAAGAGATTATGCCTATTCAATATATAGGGCTAATAATTGCATTATTCGGGGTATTATTCCGATGGTATGCTATACGATATCTTGGGCAGTGGTTCACTTCTGAAGTAGTAATACAAGAAAACCAAACAATCATTAAAACAGGACCATATAAACTGATTCGACACCCAAGTTATACAGGGGCAATTTTATTTTGGGCTTCTACGCCGCTAATTTTTAACATTATATACGGTTTTTTATGGGCTATACCTATTTTAATTGGAGCTTACGCTTGGCGGATATATGTTGAAGAAGGTCAACTAAGTAAAAATCTTAAAGGCTACAAAGATTACATAAAAAAAACAAAAAGATTGTTTCCATACCTATTTTAA